In Rhodococcus rhodochrous, a single genomic region encodes these proteins:
- the mdlC gene encoding benzoylformate decarboxylase — translation MPTIREVTFELLRRHGMTTVFGNPGSNELLFLKDFPEDFDYVLGLHEGAVVAMADGYAQASGQPVFVNLHAAAGTGNGMGVLTNSVYSHSPLVITAGQQVRDTIGQEVMLANVDAASLTRPLTKWSAEPTCPEDVPRTISQAVHMATLPAPGPVYVSVPYDDWEREAPANTAYLAERRVTTTTEPSEAMTAELLAALDGAARPALVLGPDVDAERANGFAVQLAEALGAAVWIAPSPSRCPFPNTHPLFRGVLPANVMSIHEALADHDVVLVAGAPVFRYHHYRPGPFLAEGTRVLHLSEDTGEVARAPFGEAYLAPVGATLRILAERVHRRDVPAEPAREAFARGADRTEAMHPDTVFATIAEIAPRDVVYVNESTSTADAFWRHTQLVEPGSFYSPASGGLGFGLPAAVGVQLAHPERRVVATIGDGSANFGITALWTAARRDVPVVFVILNNGTYGALRRFTRALDTGETPGLDVPDIDFVKIAEGYGVKGERVTGAEELKAALHRAFEGTSPVLIESVTYFE, via the coding sequence ATGCCCACGATTCGCGAAGTGACCTTCGAGCTGCTGCGCCGGCACGGTATGACCACGGTCTTCGGCAACCCCGGTTCGAACGAGCTTCTGTTCCTCAAGGACTTCCCCGAGGACTTCGACTACGTCCTCGGTCTCCACGAGGGTGCCGTGGTGGCGATGGCGGACGGTTACGCGCAGGCGAGCGGACAGCCGGTCTTCGTGAACCTGCACGCCGCAGCCGGCACCGGCAACGGCATGGGTGTACTGACCAACTCGGTGTACTCGCACTCGCCGCTGGTGATCACCGCGGGTCAGCAGGTGCGCGACACCATCGGCCAGGAGGTCATGCTGGCCAACGTCGATGCGGCGAGCCTGACCCGTCCGCTCACCAAATGGAGCGCCGAACCGACCTGCCCCGAGGACGTGCCCCGCACCATCAGCCAGGCCGTCCACATGGCGACACTGCCCGCGCCCGGCCCGGTCTACGTCTCGGTGCCCTACGACGACTGGGAGCGCGAGGCCCCGGCCAACACCGCTTATCTCGCCGAGCGACGCGTCACCACGACGACCGAGCCGTCCGAGGCGATGACGGCCGAACTCCTCGCCGCCCTCGACGGTGCCGCCCGTCCTGCGCTGGTCCTCGGACCGGACGTCGACGCGGAGCGCGCGAACGGCTTCGCGGTGCAGCTCGCCGAAGCGCTCGGCGCCGCGGTGTGGATCGCACCGTCGCCGTCGCGGTGCCCCTTCCCCAACACCCACCCGCTGTTCCGCGGGGTGCTGCCCGCCAACGTCATGTCCATCCACGAGGCACTGGCCGACCACGACGTGGTGCTCGTCGCCGGTGCCCCGGTCTTCCGCTACCACCACTACCGTCCGGGTCCCTTCCTGGCGGAGGGCACCCGCGTGCTGCACCTGTCCGAGGACACCGGTGAGGTCGCCCGCGCTCCCTTCGGCGAGGCCTACCTCGCCCCGGTCGGCGCGACGCTGCGCATCCTTGCCGAGCGGGTCCACCGCCGCGACGTTCCGGCCGAGCCGGCCCGGGAGGCGTTCGCACGCGGAGCCGATCGCACCGAGGCCATGCACCCCGACACGGTGTTCGCCACCATCGCCGAGATCGCTCCCCGCGACGTGGTCTACGTCAACGAATCGACCTCCACGGCGGACGCGTTCTGGCGGCACACCCAACTCGTCGAACCGGGTTCGTTCTACTCGCCGGCCTCCGGCGGTCTGGGCTTCGGCCTGCCCGCCGCCGTCGGCGTCCAGCTCGCCCATCCGGAGCGTCGCGTGGTCGCGACCATCGGTGACGGATCCGCCAACTTCGGGATCACCGCACTGTGGACCGCGGCCCGCCGCGACGTGCCGGTGGTGTTCGTCATCCTCAACAACGGCACGTACGGCGCGCTGCGCCGGTTCACCCGCGCTCTGGACACCGGCGAGACCCCAGGACTCGACGTGCCCGACATCGACTTCGTCAAGATCGCGGAAGGCTACGGCGTGAAGGGCGAACGGGTCACCGGTGCCGAGGAACTGAAGGCGGCCCTGCACCGAGCCTTCGAAGGCACCTCCCCGGTGCTGATCGAATCCGTCACGTACTTCGAGTAG
- a CDS encoding ABC transporter ATP-binding protein has protein sequence MKITIENLQLRYGKFTAIENLNLEIDEGESVVLLGKSGCGKTSTMRCIAGLEEPTAGRITIGDTVVFDAAKGINLPPNKRNVGMVFQSYAVWPHMTVFQNVAYSLKLQKLPAAEVKSRVAEVLELVGLSDFAQRGASLLSGGQMQRVALARSLVMRPSVLMLDEPLSNLDARLRDRLRVELREIQLSLGLTTVYVTHDQQEAFALADRIALMQGGRIVQIGGPTAIYNEPASASIAHFLGVSNIFDCTATVGADGYVTAVRTGGEVIRTEQRGLATADDFKACIRSEDLVLSNVSGGGTNEFSGRVAVTSFQGSSIRYAVTLDNGGELDVFAPTKGAERFAIGDRVFASVAPENVQVLPADVVRQARLQEVAA, from the coding sequence ATGAAGATCACGATCGAGAACCTGCAGCTCCGCTACGGGAAATTCACGGCCATCGAGAACCTCAACCTCGAGATCGACGAGGGCGAATCGGTTGTGCTGCTCGGCAAGTCGGGTTGCGGCAAGACCAGCACCATGCGCTGCATCGCCGGTCTCGAGGAACCCACCGCCGGTCGCATCACCATCGGCGACACGGTCGTCTTCGACGCCGCGAAGGGCATCAACCTGCCGCCGAACAAGCGCAACGTCGGCATGGTCTTCCAGTCGTACGCGGTGTGGCCGCACATGACCGTCTTCCAGAACGTGGCCTACTCGCTGAAGCTGCAGAAACTTCCTGCGGCAGAGGTCAAGTCGCGTGTCGCGGAGGTACTCGAACTCGTCGGTCTGTCGGACTTCGCGCAGCGTGGCGCGAGCCTGCTCTCCGGTGGACAGATGCAGCGTGTGGCACTCGCCCGCTCGCTCGTGATGCGCCCCTCGGTGCTCATGCTCGACGAGCCGCTGTCGAACCTCGACGCCCGCCTGCGCGACCGTCTTCGGGTGGAACTGCGTGAGATCCAGCTGAGCCTCGGCCTGACCACGGTCTACGTCACGCACGACCAGCAGGAGGCATTCGCACTCGCCGACCGCATCGCGCTCATGCAGGGCGGGCGGATCGTGCAGATCGGCGGCCCCACCGCCATCTACAACGAGCCGGCGAGCGCGTCGATCGCACACTTCCTCGGCGTGTCCAACATCTTCGACTGCACCGCCACCGTCGGCGCCGACGGCTACGTCACGGCCGTTCGCACCGGGGGAGAGGTGATCCGTACCGAGCAGCGCGGTCTCGCAACCGCTGACGACTTCAAGGCGTGCATCCGGTCCGAGGACCTGGTGCTGTCGAACGTGTCCGGCGGGGGCACCAACGAGTTCTCGGGCCGCGTCGCCGTCACGAGCTTCCAGGGTTCGAGCATCCGCTACGCCGTCACCCTCGACAACGGAGGCGAGCTCGACGTCTTCGCCCCGACGAAGGGCGCCGAGCGCTTCGCGATCGGCGATCGCGTCTTCGCTTCGGTCGCACCGGAGAACGTCCAGGTCCTGCCGGCCGATGTGGTTCGCCAGGCACGACTGCAGGAGGTCGCGGCATGA
- a CDS encoding ABC transporter permease, whose translation MTQLATPPETRPVDDLEPDAPVSAPLWRRGILRKNGAALVVLAVLAVLVIMPMILVLVAAIATEVPRPGNGGLGALTLDNLKVLTSPDAVKGLVNSLILGLGATAIALVIGATLAFICARTDAPWRRFIFFIGMAPVFVPALVGALAWSLLASPSAGFVNIMLADMGLDMTINIYSIPGLIFVLGLFYAPYVFMLVHSSLSMMNADLEEASTVHGASLKTMFRTVTLPLAMPALLGSGILVFALSMENFPVAAVLGNPAGIETLPTYIFRLMGAAPAQANAAAGIAILLTLGLVFVTMGQQWIVNRRKFTTMTGKGARPRQVPLRGWRWPATIFALVYFLLAIALPMGALFLAATQDSPYLYSMSQMFQGGMSFDNIVKVASAADFQKALVNSVVVAVVAAFAGTTISFSASYIRYRTKSRLGALLEQIATAPLAIPSIVLGMGILWTWLSLPIPIYGTLIILAVACVAVALPQGYRSISSSMLQLHSDLEDSAVMLGARRSRAIVNVTVPLMRVGIVSTFLLLLMLAMRELSASLFLFTSDTRILSILVFDNFENGQTAVAASISVLFVLVIAVLAVLAQLAGNREKKQLAEASDSGTNSL comes from the coding sequence ATGACCCAGCTGGCCACTCCCCCCGAGACACGTCCGGTCGACGACCTCGAGCCCGACGCCCCGGTATCGGCGCCGTTGTGGCGTAGGGGAATCCTCCGCAAGAACGGCGCGGCGCTGGTGGTTCTCGCCGTGCTGGCCGTACTGGTGATCATGCCGATGATCCTGGTGCTCGTGGCCGCGATCGCCACCGAGGTACCGCGCCCGGGCAACGGCGGCCTCGGTGCTCTCACGCTCGACAACCTCAAGGTGCTCACGAGCCCCGACGCGGTCAAGGGCCTGGTGAACTCCCTCATCCTCGGCCTCGGAGCGACGGCCATCGCGCTCGTGATCGGTGCGACGCTCGCGTTCATCTGCGCCCGCACCGACGCGCCCTGGCGCCGGTTCATCTTCTTCATCGGCATGGCGCCGGTGTTCGTGCCGGCTCTCGTCGGTGCGCTCGCCTGGTCGCTGCTCGCTTCTCCCAGTGCCGGATTCGTCAACATCATGCTCGCCGACATGGGCCTGGACATGACGATCAACATCTACAGCATCCCGGGCCTGATCTTCGTCCTCGGCCTGTTCTACGCGCCGTACGTGTTCATGCTCGTGCACAGCTCGCTGTCGATGATGAACGCCGACCTCGAAGAGGCCTCGACCGTCCACGGCGCGTCCCTGAAGACGATGTTCCGGACGGTGACCCTGCCGCTCGCCATGCCGGCGCTGCTCGGTTCGGGCATCCTCGTCTTCGCACTGAGCATGGAGAACTTCCCGGTCGCGGCGGTTCTCGGTAACCCCGCGGGGATCGAGACCCTGCCCACCTACATCTTCCGGCTCATGGGTGCGGCCCCGGCCCAGGCGAACGCCGCCGCCGGTATCGCCATCCTGCTCACGCTCGGCCTGGTCTTCGTCACCATGGGCCAGCAGTGGATCGTCAACCGCCGCAAGTTCACGACGATGACGGGCAAGGGTGCCCGTCCCCGTCAGGTGCCGCTGCGCGGTTGGCGCTGGCCGGCAACGATCTTCGCGCTCGTGTACTTCCTGCTCGCGATCGCGCTGCCGATGGGTGCGCTCTTCCTCGCCGCGACCCAGGACTCGCCGTACCTGTACAGCATGTCCCAGATGTTCCAGGGCGGAATGTCGTTCGACAACATCGTGAAGGTGGCCTCGGCGGCCGACTTCCAGAAGGCACTCGTGAACTCGGTGGTCGTGGCCGTCGTCGCCGCCTTCGCCGGTACGACGATCAGCTTCTCCGCCTCGTACATCCGCTACCGCACCAAGAGCCGTCTCGGCGCTCTGCTCGAGCAGATCGCGACCGCACCGCTCGCCATCCCGTCGATCGTGCTCGGTATGGGCATCCTCTGGACCTGGCTGAGCCTGCCGATCCCGATCTACGGCACGCTGATCATCCTCGCCGTCGCCTGTGTCGCCGTGGCACTGCCGCAGGGCTACCGCTCGATCTCGTCGTCGATGCTGCAGCTGCACAGCGACCTCGAGGACAGTGCCGTGATGCTCGGCGCCCGCCGGTCGCGCGCCATCGTCAACGTCACCGTGCCGTTGATGCGCGTCGGTATCGTGTCGACCTTCCTGCTCCTGCTCATGCTGGCGATGCGCGAACTGTCGGCCTCGCTGTTCCTGTTCACCTCCGACACCCGGATCCTGTCGATCCTGGTCTTCGACAACTTCGAGAACGGGCAGACGGCGGTCGCGGCCTCCATCAGCGTGCTGTTCGTCCTGGTGATCGCCGTGCTGGCCGTCCTCGCCCAGCTCGCCGGCAACCGGGAGAAGAAGCAGCTCGCCGAAGCGTCGGACTCCGGAACCAATTCGCTCTGA
- a CDS encoding ABC transporter substrate-binding protein has translation MKTRKVALTALSVVLATTLAACGGGDSGGVTSQAEVDTSEGLVIDGETIADKETYEAAKTQTLSLYSSYQESNEQAFIEAFTRDTGIKVDLMRLVPARLAERVLSEQGAGRLNADVIRTSDYDIVDSFTEAGVWNPYVVPGTEELEEVVIQDGNFSRVTNVVQTFGYNTRAVPEEEAPTSWADLLDEKWRGKIGISQGATGGSNVALNWFVEEKLEDGYWEKLAALQPTIYDGAGQKLTAFARGEVPVATTGSASVNVTATEDKAPIDFVVPEEGFVTFDYYLGKTAAAKNAEAAEVFMNYNFSQRGQELFTELGDYSVRPDVAPPTALGRELPPIDSDKVWRMPLTEVERQAEYSQHWAEAFNY, from the coding sequence ATGAAAACGCGCAAAGTAGCGCTCACCGCTCTGTCGGTCGTCCTCGCCACGACACTCGCGGCGTGCGGCGGCGGAGATTCCGGCGGCGTCACCTCCCAGGCCGAGGTCGACACCTCGGAGGGTCTGGTCATCGACGGCGAGACCATCGCCGACAAGGAGACCTACGAGGCAGCGAAGACGCAGACGCTGAGTCTGTACTCGAGCTACCAGGAATCCAACGAACAGGCCTTCATCGAGGCATTCACCCGCGACACCGGCATCAAGGTCGACCTGATGCGCCTCGTCCCGGCCCGGCTGGCCGAGCGCGTGCTCTCCGAGCAGGGTGCCGGTCGCCTGAACGCCGACGTGATCCGCACGTCCGACTACGACATCGTCGACAGCTTCACCGAGGCCGGCGTGTGGAACCCGTACGTCGTGCCCGGCACCGAGGAACTCGAGGAGGTCGTGATCCAGGACGGCAACTTCTCCCGGGTCACCAACGTGGTGCAGACCTTCGGTTACAACACCCGCGCCGTCCCCGAGGAGGAGGCACCCACCTCGTGGGCCGACCTGCTCGACGAGAAGTGGCGCGGCAAGATCGGCATCTCGCAGGGTGCGACGGGCGGTTCCAACGTCGCACTCAACTGGTTCGTCGAGGAGAAGCTCGAGGACGGTTACTGGGAGAAGCTCGCTGCGCTGCAGCCGACGATCTACGACGGTGCCGGCCAGAAGCTGACGGCCTTCGCCCGCGGTGAGGTGCCGGTCGCGACCACGGGTTCGGCGTCGGTGAACGTCACCGCCACCGAGGACAAGGCGCCGATCGACTTCGTCGTGCCCGAGGAAGGCTTCGTGACCTTCGACTACTACCTGGGCAAGACCGCCGCCGCCAAGAACGCGGAAGCGGCCGAGGTGTTCATGAACTACAACTTCTCGCAGCGTGGCCAGGAGCTGTTCACCGAACTGGGCGACTACAGCGTGCGCCCCGACGTCGCACCGCCGACCGCGCTCGGCCGTGAACTCCCGCCGATCGACTCCGACAAGGTCTGGCGTATGCCGCTGACCGAGGTGGAGCGTCAGGCCGAGTACTCGCAGCACTGGGCAGAGGCGTTCAACTACTGA
- a CDS encoding LysR family transcriptional regulator ArgP: MDLDFAQLRTFATVLDEGTFEGAAAVLRVTPSAVSQRIKSLEQHVGQVLLRRTRPVSATAAGEVVMRLARQVARLEQDTSEELGLGADTGSYATIPLVVNADSMSTWMLRALARMPVRYRALFELHREDEFHSTDLLRDGTVMAAVTSVPEPVQGCTSEKLGAMRYHAMASVDFAERWFPEGMTPTELREAPMLTFDRKDDMQDRFVRKRTRRRLNPPRNYVPGALEFVEAARLGLGWAMLPDAMVADTTDLVSLAPDDPIAVPLYWQRWRLDSPVLDALTDAVRRTAREVLH; encoded by the coding sequence GTGGATCTCGACTTTGCTCAACTTCGCACTTTTGCAACGGTATTGGACGAGGGCACTTTCGAGGGTGCGGCGGCTGTTCTTCGTGTCACACCGTCCGCGGTGAGCCAGCGCATCAAGTCGCTCGAGCAACACGTCGGTCAGGTGCTGCTGCGACGCACCCGGCCCGTCAGCGCGACCGCGGCCGGCGAGGTGGTGATGCGACTCGCCCGGCAGGTCGCACGCCTGGAACAGGACACCTCCGAGGAACTCGGCCTCGGCGCCGACACCGGGAGCTACGCCACGATCCCGCTCGTCGTCAACGCCGACTCGATGTCCACCTGGATGCTGCGCGCCTTGGCCCGGATGCCCGTGCGCTATCGCGCACTGTTCGAACTGCACCGCGAGGACGAGTTCCACTCCACGGATCTGTTGCGCGACGGCACCGTCATGGCGGCGGTCACCTCCGTCCCCGAACCCGTGCAGGGCTGCACGTCCGAGAAGCTCGGCGCCATGCGCTATCACGCGATGGCGAGCGTGGACTTCGCCGAACGCTGGTTCCCCGAGGGCATGACCCCCACCGAACTGCGGGAGGCCCCGATGCTCACCTTCGACCGCAAGGACGACATGCAGGATCGCTTCGTCCGCAAGCGGACCCGGCGGCGGCTGAATCCGCCGCGCAATTACGTTCCGGGCGCTCTCGAGTTCGTCGAGGCGGCGCGGCTGGGGCTGGGCTGGGCCATGCTTCCCGACGCGATGGTCGCCGACACGACCGATCTGGTGAGCCTGGCCCCGGACGACCCGATCGCCGTGCCGCTGTACTGGCAGCGGTGGCGGCTGGACTCCCCCGTACTCGACGCGCTGACCGATGCGGTCCGTCGCACCGCGCGCGAAGTGCTGCACTGA
- a CDS encoding LysE/ArgO family amino acid transporter: MSLVAAGFVTGLSLIVAIGAQNAFVLRMAIARRFVLPVIAICVISDAVLITAGIAGIATILDRAPGAIDVIRWAGAAFLICYGLFAARRALKPSALSAAPGGAVTIGAALLTCLALTWLNPHTYLDTVLMLGSVANHYGNPGRWWFGAGAITASVVWFAALGYGARYLRAWFAKPSSWRILDGGVAVLMLGLGAGLVASA, encoded by the coding sequence ATGTCACTCGTCGCCGCCGGATTCGTCACAGGTCTGTCCCTCATCGTCGCCATCGGTGCGCAGAACGCCTTCGTGCTGCGCATGGCCATCGCGCGACGATTCGTGCTGCCTGTGATCGCGATCTGCGTGATCTCCGACGCCGTGCTCATCACCGCCGGCATCGCCGGGATCGCGACGATCCTCGACCGTGCACCCGGCGCGATCGACGTGATCCGTTGGGCGGGTGCCGCTTTCCTCATCTGCTACGGACTGTTCGCGGCACGTCGCGCGTTGAAGCCGTCCGCGCTGTCCGCCGCGCCGGGCGGTGCCGTGACCATCGGCGCGGCCCTGCTGACCTGCCTGGCGCTGACCTGGCTCAACCCGCACACCTATCTCGACACCGTGCTCATGCTCGGTTCGGTGGCCAACCACTACGGCAATCCCGGCCGGTGGTGGTTCGGTGCCGGGGCGATCACCGCGAGCGTCGTGTGGTTCGCCGCCCTCGGATACGGCGCCCGCTACCTGCGCGCCTGGTTCGCCAAGCCGTCCTCGTGGCGCATCCTCGACGGCGGCGTCGCGGTCCTGATGCTCGGCCTCGGTGCCGGACTGGTCGCCTCGGCCTGA
- a CDS encoding cation diffusion facilitator family transporter codes for MRFMLLSVATALATMLLKASAAWITGSVGLLSDALESGVNLVAALVGLAALRLAAKPADANHDFGHGKAEYLSAAVEGTMVFAAATVILWTSVERLISPQPVIEVGLGLVLSAASSALNLVVGLLLIRQGRAHRSITLVADGKHLLTDVWTSAGVLVGVALVALSGWDVLDPIVAILVALNILRIGFGLVRQAVVGMLDAVLPQEDVTAVTAVLDRYREPGVVTILPPRTRESGRQRFVYLVVQVPGDWTVRAGHDLLDRIEADLAEALPGVMVFSHLEPDRAPTGRR; via the coding sequence ATGCGGTTCATGCTGCTGTCGGTGGCGACCGCGCTCGCAACGATGCTGCTGAAGGCATCCGCGGCGTGGATCACCGGGTCGGTGGGTCTGCTGTCGGACGCGCTCGAATCCGGGGTCAACCTCGTCGCGGCGCTCGTCGGTCTCGCGGCGCTGCGACTCGCCGCGAAACCGGCCGACGCGAACCACGACTTCGGGCACGGGAAGGCCGAGTACCTCTCCGCCGCGGTCGAGGGCACCATGGTCTTCGCCGCCGCGACGGTGATCCTGTGGACCTCGGTCGAACGACTGATCTCCCCGCAGCCGGTGATCGAGGTCGGACTCGGTCTCGTGCTGTCGGCCGCATCGTCGGCACTCAATCTCGTGGTCGGTCTGCTGCTCATCCGGCAGGGCCGCGCACACCGGTCGATCACGCTGGTCGCCGACGGGAAACACCTGCTGACGGACGTGTGGACGTCGGCGGGCGTGCTCGTCGGCGTCGCGCTGGTCGCACTGTCCGGGTGGGACGTGCTCGACCCGATCGTGGCGATCCTCGTCGCCCTGAACATCCTGCGGATCGGTTTCGGGCTCGTGCGGCAGGCGGTCGTCGGCATGCTCGACGCGGTTCTTCCCCAGGAGGACGTGACGGCGGTGACCGCCGTGCTCGACCGCTATCGGGAACCGGGGGTGGTGACGATCCTGCCGCCACGCACCCGCGAATCAGGACGTCAACGCTTCGTCTACCTCGTCGTGCAGGTGCCGGGCGACTGGACGGTGCGGGCCGGCCACGACCTGCTCGACCGCATCGAGGCCGATCTCGCCGAGGCGCTGCCCGGAGTCATGGTGTTCAGCCACCTCGAGCCGGATCGCGCCCCCACGGGACGCAGATGA
- a CDS encoding pyridoxamine 5'-phosphate oxidase family protein codes for MSDNPNTDDPVVPLDEDQCWDLLATGKVGRLVTVVGDRPEIYPVNYVTDDRTVYFRSGEGSKLSELAVHLQVAFEVDEISEDSAWSVVLHGHARILRSFDDAARIDALGLSPWVPTPKYDYVALTATDLTGMRLKLVKR; via the coding sequence ATGAGCGACAACCCGAACACCGACGATCCTGTCGTCCCACTCGACGAGGACCAGTGCTGGGACCTGCTCGCGACGGGCAAGGTGGGCCGCCTCGTCACCGTCGTCGGCGATCGACCGGAGATCTATCCCGTCAACTACGTCACCGACGACCGCACGGTGTACTTCCGCAGCGGTGAGGGCAGCAAGCTCTCCGAGCTGGCGGTGCATCTGCAGGTCGCGTTCGAGGTGGACGAGATCAGCGAGGACTCCGCGTGGAGCGTCGTGCTGCACGGGCACGCCCGGATCCTGCGGAGCTTCGACGACGCGGCGAGGATCGACGCCCTCGGACTGTCGCCGTGGGTTCCCACCCCGAAGTACGACTACGTCGCGCTGACGGCCACCGACCTCACCGGGATGCGGCTGAAGCTCGTCAAGCGCTGA